From Xyrauchen texanus isolate HMW12.3.18 chromosome 9, RBS_HiC_50CHRs, whole genome shotgun sequence, the proteins below share one genomic window:
- the ebna1bp2 gene encoding probable rRNA-processing protein EBP2: MVEIDVDTQLGCESEEEEDELSDGELQEAFAKGLLKPGLNIPLCEPKKTINNVEGLKKCLAEFKKTLSWVERLDLTNSPAVDIVAKAEGRQQQTEGNEAINAEDDFQREMYFYRQAQATVLEALPKLRKFKISTKRPEDYFAEMAKSDQHMQKIRKKLLIKQTAMEKSERAKKLREQRKYGKKVQTEVIQKRQKEKKAMMTAVKKYQKGMTDKLDFLEGDQDPGKKGSAPKTQINKKGPNSKRKYKDKKFGFGGKKKGSKWNTKESHNDVSGFKAKVAHGKGGKKFGKGGKSNKRPGKESRRKMKARK; encoded by the exons ATGGTTGAAATAGATGTGGATACCCAGTTGGGGTGTGAatctgaggaggaggaggatgaattATCAGACGGTGAA CTGCAAGAAGCCTTCGCCAAGGGTTTGCTGAAGCCTGGCTTGAATATTCCTCTGTGTGAACCAAAGAAGACAATCAACAATGTG GAGGGTCTGAAGAAATGCCTTGCTGAATTTAAGAAGACTTTATCATGGGTTGAAAGGCTGGACCTCACCAACTCTCCAGCTGTTGACATTGTTGCAAAAGCAGAGGGCAGACAGCAACAAACAGAAGGCAATGAAGCCATTAATGCAGAGGATGACTTTCAGAGAGAGATGTACTT CTATCGCCAGGCCCAAGCGACAGTTTTAGAGGCCCTGCCAAAGCTGCGGAAGTTCAAGATTTCTACCAAGCGACCAGAGGATTACTTTGCAGAGATGGCTAAGTCAGATCAGCACATGCAGAAG ATTAGAAAAAAGCTCCTCATCAAGCAAACTGCTATGGAGAAGTCAGAAAGGGCCAAGAAACTCAGAGAACAGAGGAAATATGGCAAAAAG GTTCAAACAGAGGTGATTCAGAAGCGGCAGAAAGAGAAGAAAGCAATGATGACAGCTGTCAAGAAATATCAGAAAG GAATGACAGATAAACTGGACTTCCTGGAAGGAGATCAAGATCCGGGAAAGAAAGGATCGGCAcccaaaacacaaataaacaaaaaagg TCCTAATTCAAAGAGGAAATACAAGGATAAGAAGTTTGGCTTCGGTGGCAAGAAGAAGGGCAgcaaatggaacacaaaagagagcCACAACGACGTGTCAGGATTCAAGGCCAAAGTGGCACATGGGAAAGGCGGGAAAAAATTCGGCAAAGGAGGAAAATCAAAT AAGCGTCCAGGGAAGGAGTCACGGAGGAAAATGAAGGCACGTAAATAA